The window CATAGGGAGCGAGAGTGGGATCGTGCTGGTAAAAATACTTTAGCGACAACGTGTCTTTGCTATTGATGTTGTAGTCCAGATTTGCCACGACCGTGTCGTCCTTAAAGCGGCCAGTACCGGGAAGAAACGCGTTGTAGGGGTGGGCGGCAGTAAGACTTGAGGATCCTGCGTCATTCGGCACAAGCCATTTGCCGGGTTCGCCTGGAAGCGAAGGCGAGTTGAACAAAGCCAGCGCAGTGTTATCAATATTCGAAGCGGCTAGAGTGGTGTCCGGAAAAGTCCCGTTGATCATATTCGCGAAGCCGGCAGCATCGCGATTGTTATCCGAGAGACCCACCGGCACGTTGATAAAGTTGTCGCCGATCTCCTGATCCGACACCTGCAGATGCTGATACGCCACGAAGCCGAAGAGCTTGTCTTTGATGATCGGTCCGCCAAAGGTGCCCCCGACAACATACCGGTGCAACTCAGGATTCTCATCCTTAGGATCATTCGCGAGCAGCGGATTATTTTTAAAGAAAAACGGCGCTGCATTCAGCCAGTTCGTTCCGCGACGCCCGTAAGCAGTCCCGTGATACGCATTGGTGCCGGAGGCAGTATTCAAATCGATGTGCGCCCCGGAAGTAGAGCCCTGCTGAGCGTCATACATCGACGCATTCACCCGAACCTCTTGAATCGACTCCGGCGCGGGCGTAGGAATCGCGTTGCCGATCGAAAGGTAAACCGAAGCGACTGTCTGGATGACCCCCGCCCCACCCTGAGTGGTAGAGGCGCCCGTACTGTTGACCACGCGCTGTGAGGCGACCTGGCTGGTACTCTTCCCGTTAAAAAGATTGCTCGCGTCCACGCCGTTGATCGAGAAGCTATTGCTCGTATCGCGTTGGCCGTTTGCCCAGATCGGCAGATTTCCCAATCCAGACTGCGCGCCCGTACCACCAGGCAGCTCCGCGTTCACCCCCGGCGACAGAATCGCTATGCCTGTGAAGCTCCCCGTCGGTTGTGGGATCGACTCGATCTGCGCCTTGTCCAGAACATATCCATTCGTCGTGTCCACCGCGTTCATCAGCGGCATCGCATCCACGCTCACCACGGTGTTCACCGCACCTACACTCAACTGTGCATTCACAGTTCCGGTTCGATCGCTCTGCACGGGAACCGACGCCATCTTCTGCGTCTGAAACCCTTCCTTCGAAAACGTAAGCGTATACGTCCCGATCGGCAGATTCGCAAAGTCATAGAAGCCGTTGCTGCCCGAGGTCTGCGTCCGCTGCAATCCCGTCTGCTCCCCCAGCGCCGTCACGACAGTGCCCGCCAGAATTCCGCCCTGATTGTCGGTAACCACACCCGTCAGGCCACCGAGAGTCTGCTGCCCAAACATGGGACACACCAGAAGAAAACATGCCATCTGGCAAACGAGGACGAGAAAACAACGGCGAAGACACGTAGTCATAATCTGGCTCCAAAAGAAGTGCAGCGAGTGCGTAAATCTAGGCTTCTGTCTCTACTCATCGTCAGGAAGACACGAATGCATAGGTGCAGCACGGCGGGCCCGTGGAGACTGCGCTCAGGCAACTGTCAACTAGTCAAAACTCAGAGCAGGTGAATTTCTATTTCTTGTATGAACTTGGAATGAAAATGAGCATATCTGAAGTTGTCAAAATTGCGAAGCAAATTCGACACGCAACTGTCCGCCTCACGCAGGCCTGACTCCCCGCACAAGATACCTTCGTGATCCAAAGAAAATACGCACCAACACCCGCAGAGTCGAATCCACCGCATCGACTCTGCGCCGGCGCCTGAACACTTACTTGGCGGCCGTCTTCTCCAACCCGCGATACTTCAGCATCGGCTCGATCTTCGGTTCACTCCCCAGCCAGGCAGCGTACATCTTCGCCAGGTCCTCCGTGTTTCCACGCGACAGCACCATCGCGCGGAAGCGGTCGCCATTCGCGCGCGTCAACCCACCGTGATCCTGAAACCACTGGAACGCATCGTCATCCAACATCTCGCTCCACAGATACGCATAGTAGCCCGCCGCATAGCCCCCGCCCCAGATATGCGAAAAATAGCTCGACCGATACCGCGGCGGCACATAGCTCAGCGTGAACCCCTTCTTCGCCAGCGCCGCCTTCTCAAACGCATCCGGCTCCTGCAAACCCTCACCCACCGGCAGCGTGTGCCACTGCATATCCAGCTCCGCTGCCGCCAGCAACTCCGTCAGCGCATACCCCTGGTTGAAGTCCTCCGCCTTCTTGATCTTCGCCGCCAACTCCGCCGGCATCGGTTCACCCGTCTTGTAGTGCTTCGCATAGTGGCTGAAGATCGCCGGATACGTCGCCCAATGCTCATTGAACTGCGATGGAAACTCCACAAAATCCCGCGCCACCGAAGTCCCCGACAGGCTCGGATACTCACTCGCCGCAAACATCCCATGCAGCCCATGTCCAAACTCATGGAACATCGTCACCACGTCGCTGAAGCTGATCAGCGCAGGTTCACCCTCCGCAGGCTTCGGCAGATTCGCCACGTTATACACAACCGGCAATGCCCCCGTCAGCTTCGACTGGTCGACGAAGCTGCTCATCCACGCCCCGCCGTTCTTATTGTCCCGCTTGTAGTAGTCGCAATAGAACAGCGCCAGCGGCTTGCCATCCGCCTCCGACACTTCGAATACCCGCACGTCCGGATTCCACACCGGAATATCCTTGCGCTCCTTAAAACTTATTCCGTACAACTGATTCGCCGCATAGAACACGCCATTCTGCAGCACATTGTTCAACTCAAAGTAAGGCCGCACCTGCGACTCATCCAGATCGTACTTCGCCTTCCGCACCTGCTCCGAGTAGAACTCCCAATCCCAAGGCTCGACCGAAAATCCACCCTTCTGAGCATCGATCACCGCCTGAATATCCTTCGCCTCATCCGCCGCATTCGCCGTCGACGGCGCGACCAGCGCGTCCATAAACTTCAGCGCATTCTCCGGCGTCTTCGCCATCTGATCTTCCAGCTTCCATCCTGCATAGCTGTCATGCCCCAGCAGCTTTCCCTTCGCTGCACGCAACTGCGCCAGCCGCGCGATCGTCTCCCGCGTATCGTTGGCATCGCCGCGCTCCGTCCGCGTCCACGAGTTCTCAAACAGCGCCTTCCGCGTACTCCGCTCACGCAACGACGCAAGAGAAGGTTGCTGCGTCGTGTTCTGCAGCGGAAGCAACCAACCATCCTTCTTCCGATCCTTCGCCGCCGCAGCCGCCGCGCTCACCTCCGCATCCGTCAACCCAGCCAACGCACTCTTGTCCGTAGTGAAGTACGCGCCATCCTTCGTCCCCGCAAGCACCTTGGTTCTGAAGGCATTCGATAACGTCGACTCCTCCGCATTGATCTTCTTCAGCTCCGCTTTATCCGCGTCGGACAAGTTCGCGCCCGCATGCACAAAATCCCTGTACTTCACCTCCACCAGCCGCAGCCCCTCCGGGCTCAGCTTCAGCGAAGCCCGCGCCTCATACACCGCTGCCACACGATGAAACAGCGTCTCATTCAGATAGATCGCATCCCGGTGTGCCGCCAGCTTCGGAGCCAGCTCCTGCTGAATCCTCTCCAACTCAGGATTCGTATTCGCACCTGCAACACCGCTGAACGCAGCCATCGCACGATCGAATAAAGCGCCGGTCTTTTCCATCGCCACAATCGTGTTATCAAACGTAGGCGCAGCCGCATCGTCCGCGATCGCCTTCATCTCCTTCAACTGCTCCGCCATCCCCGCTTCAATCGCAGGCTGATAGTCACTGTCCTTAATCTTGTCGAATGGAGGAGCCTGAAACGGCAGCGTGCTCTTCGCATAAAACGGATTCGACGGACCAAACTCCGCGCTCTTCGCCTGTGCAACTGCAACCTGTGCGCTACTCACAATCGCTCCCGCAAACACCGGCAGATAAACCCACCGCAGCAAACTCCGCATTGCCATCTCTCCTCACGTGCCACGTCCCCCAAAGCTCCGATTGTAGATGAACTATTGCGCCACCCGCCAAGGCGAAGTCGTCTTCCACCCCCGCAGCTCATTTATCGCCCAGCCAGCCGACTTATCCGTATGACACGAGGTACAAGGATTCGGAATCCCCGACTGCTCCGTCTCAGTCGGCGATATAAACCGAAACGTATGCGCCGACACATAGTTGTCTTTGATCGTTTGCTCGATCTTCGGCATATGGCAAGACACACACTGACTACCGGCGCTCCCCGCCGCATGATGCGTATGCTCGCTCACCGTCCCCGACAAACCAGCAGGATTCTCCTTCGTATGACAGGACAGGCAGACAGCATTGCCCTTCGCAATCAGGTTCGACTCGTTCTGATTGCTATGCACCTGATGACAGTCGAAGCACCGTATCTGCCGGTGGTACATATTGCTCTGAACAAAATCGTTCCCCTGCATCCTGTTCTTGTGTGCAGTCAGATCAGCGTACTGAAAAAAGTTCGTCACCCCTGACTTCAACTCCTCCAGCCGCCAGAAATCAACCAGCCGCTCTCCCGGCAGAAAACCCACCGGCCAGTCAAAGTAACTTCCAGCAATCGGATTCGACACCGGACGCCCCTGGCTATGGCACTGGATACATGTATCGTTCCCGAGTACAGAGTCAAGACGATTTGGATTGACGATATTACTCCGAGTCGGATGCGCAACATGCAGACTCCCCGGCCCATGGCACTTTTCGCAACCCACATTCCACTCGGTCACATGCTTGGTCTCAACGTCATAGTTCACCGAATGACACCCATCGCACGTAGGCCCGGTTGGCCGGTCAAAGTTGCTCGGGCCATAGAACGGCAGCCACCAGTCCGTGCCTGGCTCCGCGTGATACGGCAGCCATCGCCCCTTCTTTACATCCCACTGTGCCGGCTCCGGATAATAGTCATCCCCGCGCTTCGTAAAAAATCGCTGCTTCCACCGGCTCCCATATACAAACGCAACATCATCGAGCTTGAAGGTGACCAGCGGATCAGGATGAGTAAAATCCGCAAGCACAGCCTGCGGATGCGCCTTCGGGTCGCGCACCACATTGGCCATCCGAGTCTGTTTCCATCCGTTGTACGTGGCAGCGTGGCAGTTCTTGCAACTCTCCGAGCCGACAAAGTGAGCAGTCGGTGTCTGCGCCTGCATTCCACCACAAAGCGAAGTTGCAAAGAGAAAAACGACAAGGATCAGCGAGAATTTGACCCGCACCCTCTTGCAGCCTTCGGGTGTCGCTCGTAGACGACCGCTCATTGCCTTTTACTATAGGTAAAGCCTGTCAAGAAATTGTCAACACTCCCACCGCAACATCGATAAAACTTTAAAGCGCGTGAGGAACCAAAATCTCTTGGATGATCTGTCGAACTCCGGTCCGGCCGTTCGTCGTTATAGTGAAGGCGGGTCAGACTGGCCTGTCCGAAGACCATTCCAGGATCAAGGAGAAATCATGCCACAATATTTGCTTGCGAATTACCTTCCCGACAACTTCGACCCGTCAACAGTAACCGAAGCGACGGTACAGGCTATTAATGATCTCAACGAAGAGTTGGAAGCTGCCGGTGCCAGGCTCATGGCGTGCGGCCTCAGCCCAGCCAGCCAGGCGAAGTCGGTGCGGGGGCAGCCCAATGGCGAAGCGCTCATAACCGACGGCCCATATCTGGAAGCCAAGGAGCACATCGGCGGTTTTTGGATATTGGAAGCCGCTGACATGGACGAGGCACTGGCTTGGGCCCGCAAGGCTTCGTTCGATCCCCGGTCGCGGGGCGAGGTGCGCGAGATCCCATACAGCAGCCTGGCGGGCGGCACACCTCACCCATCCCGGGTAAAGCCGTGAGCACCCATAGGCGAACCGGCTCCTTCCACGGTCTTGGCGACGACTCGACAGCGGCTGGAGCGGTCGTCGCTCGTGTCCAGTGCGTCCGGAAACAACAAGGTTGGAGCTTGCGTCGGGTGCGTGCTAACAAAATGCGCTGAAATGCCTGTCGGATGCGTCGATCTCAGCAACCACGAAGGTGCGATCCCGTATCATGCGAATCACAGCATGGCCTCACTACAACAACAGCTCGGCCCCATCGACATCTATCTCTTCGACCAACTTAGCCGCGGCAACATCACCCCCGGCATGCGAATCCTCGACGCCGGCTGCGGCTCCGGTCGCAACCTCGTCTATCTTCTCCGCGAAGGCTATAACGTCTCCGGCGTCGACGAGAATCCAGAAGCCATCGAGCAGACCCGGGCTCTCGCCGCATCGCTGGCCCCCACCCTTCCCGCAGAAAACTTTCGCGTCGAACCCATCGAGCGTATGTCCCTCCCCGATGCATCCTTCGACGTCGTCCTCTGCAGCGCAGTCCTCCACTTCTCCCGCGACGACGACCACTTCCACGCCATGCTGCAAAACCTCTGGCGTGTCCTGAAGCCCGGCGGGCTCTTCTTCTGCCGGCTCGCCTCCACCATCGGCATGTCGCACCGTCACCTCGCCGGCCATCGCTACCTGGCGCCCGACGGAGTCGAACGCTTCTGCGTCGACGAACCGTTCCTCATGCAGCTCACCGAGAAGCTCAATGGCCAACTCGTCGACCCAATCAAGACCACCGTCATCCAGAACCAACGCTGCATGACCACCTGGGTCCTGGAGAAACGCAGCACAAAACGACCCTAAGCGCCCACAGATTGGCCGCGAACCACCACAATCCCACCACAAATCGCCATCAGCCGATCCTGCCTTACAATCCCTCCATGGACCAACCGGCAAGGAAGAACCCCGGAGTTCGTTTCGTTCGTGGGCGCCAGTCGGTTGGAAAAATCGGTCAGTAGATACGCGCCTCACTTGACAAAGATTCGCCCGGAAACCACCCAAAGTCGGTCACCTGGATGAGGTATCGCCCATAAGCGATTTATTTATAATATTTTGCAGCTAAGCCCTTTAGATGGAATATTTTACTGATGAATACGCCCGGCAAGAATCACAAAATAAAAGACTTATCCCAAAATACCCCGGGAGGGGAGGGGTACCCCATGCCAATAGCCAAACTCACCATCGAAATCGAAATCCCCCACGCCCAGTCCCTCAAGGACCGCCGCCGAGTCCTTCGCTCAATAAAAGATAAGCTCCGTCACAGCTTCAACTTATCGGTAGCCGAACTCGACGAAGGAGTGGTCTGGAATCGCGCTACGCTGGGTGTCGCTGCCATCTCCTCCTCTGCCAACTATTTGACCGGACAAATGCATCTGATTGACCAGGCCGTGCACCGAATAGCAGCAGCTTCCAGTACAGAAGTTGTCGACTCCTATGCCGAAATCCTGCCCGAATAGCACCTAGAGGCCTGGTATCCACAAGAAATCCTACGAGAATCGCGCCGGAAGCTAGGCCGAACGCTCGAACTTTGATATCCTCAACCGTTCGACCCAGTCAAAACCATATGCCCGAGCAACGAGCCAGAACGTATCACCGCAACCGCGTCGCCAACACCTTCTCCGAGGAGATCGGAGCCATGCTTGAAGGTGAGCTCTCCGATCCCCGCATCGCCCCAAGTTACGTCACCGAAGTCGTCCTTGCGCCCGGCGGCAAGTCCGCCCGCATCTTCGTCGCCGTCCACGGCAACGAGGAGGAGGAAGCCTCCACATTAGAGGGTCTTACCACTGCCCGAGCCTACATCCGCTCCCAGCTCCGTGATCGTATGGGCGTCCGCCACGTCCCCGAGCTCACCTTCGCCATCGATCGCTCCGAGAAGATGACCGGACGGATGGAGGAACTCCTCGCCCGAACACGCAAGCGCGAGCAGAAGCGCGCCGCATCGGAACCGCCCGCGACCACTCTGGCCTCAGGGGTTCCAGCCAAGTCATGACCCCAAAAACCCAGATCCTCGAAGTTCAGCCGCACGCAGCCCGAATCGATGATCTGCTGGCGGCCTTCCGCTCCCACCCCCGCTTCCTCCTCACCTCTCACACCCGCCCGGACGGCGATGCCATCGGCTCAGTCCTGGCGCTCGCCGAGGTGCTCGACCAGCTCGGCTGCCAGGCTGACGTTGTGTTTGCCGACCCGATCCCCACCACCTATCTCACCCTCCCCAACGTAGACCGCATCCGCCACACCCCCTCCGCCACCGACATCGATCCCAGCGGAAATACCCCCGCCATCCTGCTGGAGTGTGACGGTATCGCCCGAACTGGACTTCTCGGTCTCGAAGATCGCACACTTATCAACATTGACCACCACGCCAGCGGCCGCCCCTTCGCCTCCGTCAATTGGATCGACGAAAACGCCTGCGCCGTTGCCGCCATGGTTTACCACATCGCCGTTGCCGCAAACGTCGACATCACGCCCTCGATGGCCACCTGCATCTACGCCGGCGTCCTCTCCGACACAGGTTCTTTCACCTACTCCAGCACGACAGCCGACACGTTTGCGCTGGTTCAGGCCCTCGCCGATCGCGGAGCAAACCCCAGCCAGATCGCACGCGACATCTACCACTCAAACCCAGCCAGCAAGATTCGTTTGCTCGGCATTGCACTCTCTAACCTCCAATGCAGCGACGACATCGCCTGGACGTGGGTCACCAGCGAGGACATGGATAGCGTTGGAGCCGTCGCCGAGGATTGTGAAGGCGTCGTGAACTACCTCATCAGCATCGCCGGCGTTGAGTCTGCCGTTTTTCTACGAGAGGTTCCGGACGTCAGTCAGTTTCGCCTCAGTATCCGCAGCAAGGGAAAGACGGACGTCGCGAAGATCGCCGAGCACTTCGGCGGCGGCGGCCATCGCAGCGCCAGCGGATGCACTCTCGACGGCCCACTCGATATCGCCATCGATCAAATCCTCACTCAGCTCCGGGCAGGACTCTGATAGCCTTGTCTCGCTCAACATAAAAGAATGAACGATATCCAACATCCCGCCGTCTCCGGCGCAAGGAGTGACAGCGCAACGGCAATGCGGCTCCAGCAATACCTGAAACTGCCGACCGCGGCGACCATACGCGAGTTTATTGTCCTCTTCGTTGCAACCATCTTC is drawn from Edaphobacter lichenicola and contains these coding sequences:
- the dcp gene encoding peptidyl-dipeptidase Dcp, yielding MRSLLRWVYLPVFAGAIVSSAQVAVAQAKSAEFGPSNPFYAKSTLPFQAPPFDKIKDSDYQPAIEAGMAEQLKEMKAIADDAAAPTFDNTIVAMEKTGALFDRAMAAFSGVAGANTNPELERIQQELAPKLAAHRDAIYLNETLFHRVAAVYEARASLKLSPEGLRLVEVKYRDFVHAGANLSDADKAELKKINAEESTLSNAFRTKVLAGTKDGAYFTTDKSALAGLTDAEVSAAAAAAKDRKKDGWLLPLQNTTQQPSLASLRERSTRKALFENSWTRTERGDANDTRETIARLAQLRAAKGKLLGHDSYAGWKLEDQMAKTPENALKFMDALVAPSTANAADEAKDIQAVIDAQKGGFSVEPWDWEFYSEQVRKAKYDLDESQVRPYFELNNVLQNGVFYAANQLYGISFKERKDIPVWNPDVRVFEVSEADGKPLALFYCDYYKRDNKNGGAWMSSFVDQSKLTGALPVVYNVANLPKPAEGEPALISFSDVVTMFHEFGHGLHGMFAASEYPSLSGTSVARDFVEFPSQFNEHWATYPAIFSHYAKHYKTGEPMPAELAAKIKKAEDFNQGYALTELLAAAELDMQWHTLPVGEGLQEPDAFEKAALAKKGFTLSYVPPRYRSSYFSHIWGGGYAAGYYAYLWSEMLDDDAFQWFQDHGGLTRANGDRFRAMVLSRGNTEDLAKMYAAWLGSEPKIEPMLKYRGLEKTAAK
- a CDS encoding cytochrome c3 family protein, translating into MSGRLRATPEGCKRVRVKFSLILVVFLFATSLCGGMQAQTPTAHFVGSESCKNCHAATYNGWKQTRMANVVRDPKAHPQAVLADFTHPDPLVTFKLDDVAFVYGSRWKQRFFTKRGDDYYPEPAQWDVKKGRWLPYHAEPGTDWWLPFYGPSNFDRPTGPTCDGCHSVNYDVETKHVTEWNVGCEKCHGPGSLHVAHPTRSNIVNPNRLDSVLGNDTCIQCHSQGRPVSNPIAGSYFDWPVGFLPGERLVDFWRLEELKSGVTNFFQYADLTAHKNRMQGNDFVQSNMYHRQIRCFDCHQVHSNQNESNLIAKGNAVCLSCHTKENPAGLSGTVSEHTHHAAGSAGSQCVSCHMPKIEQTIKDNYVSAHTFRFISPTETEQSGIPNPCTSCHTDKSAGWAINELRGWKTTSPWRVAQ
- a CDS encoding YciI family protein, with product MPQYLLANYLPDNFDPSTVTEATVQAINDLNEELEAAGARLMACGLSPASQAKSVRGQPNGEALITDGPYLEAKEHIGGFWILEAADMDEALAWARKASFDPRSRGEVREIPYSSLAGGTPHPSRVKP
- a CDS encoding class I SAM-dependent methyltransferase encodes the protein MASLQQQLGPIDIYLFDQLSRGNITPGMRILDAGCGSGRNLVYLLREGYNVSGVDENPEAIEQTRALAASLAPTLPAENFRVEPIERMSLPDASFDVVLCSAVLHFSRDDDHFHAMLQNLWRVLKPGGLFFCRLASTIGMSHRHLAGHRYLAPDGVERFCVDEPFLMQLTEKLNGQLVDPIKTTVIQNQRCMTTWVLEKRSTKRP
- a CDS encoding DUF503 domain-containing protein: MPIAKLTIEIEIPHAQSLKDRRRVLRSIKDKLRHSFNLSVAELDEGVVWNRATLGVAAISSSANYLTGQMHLIDQAVHRIAAASSTEVVDSYAEILPE
- the rbfA gene encoding 30S ribosome-binding factor RbfA, which translates into the protein MPEQRARTYHRNRVANTFSEEIGAMLEGELSDPRIAPSYVTEVVLAPGGKSARIFVAVHGNEEEEASTLEGLTTARAYIRSQLRDRMGVRHVPELTFAIDRSEKMTGRMEELLARTRKREQKRAASEPPATTLASGVPAKS
- a CDS encoding DHH family phosphoesterase; protein product: MTPKTQILEVQPHAARIDDLLAAFRSHPRFLLTSHTRPDGDAIGSVLALAEVLDQLGCQADVVFADPIPTTYLTLPNVDRIRHTPSATDIDPSGNTPAILLECDGIARTGLLGLEDRTLINIDHHASGRPFASVNWIDENACAVAAMVYHIAVAANVDITPSMATCIYAGVLSDTGSFTYSSTTADTFALVQALADRGANPSQIARDIYHSNPASKIRLLGIALSNLQCSDDIAWTWVTSEDMDSVGAVAEDCEGVVNYLISIAGVESAVFLREVPDVSQFRLSIRSKGKTDVAKIAEHFGGGGHRSASGCTLDGPLDIAIDQILTQLRAGL